Part of the Syntrophales bacterium genome, GAGGTTTTTGATCGAAACCGAATATAAGCAACGTTGTGCCGAGGGTCATAACTGAGTTTCATAACCTATCCTCCATAACTAAAAATTAAAAATAGCGTGTAATAACTGTAATGACTAACCAACTGGAACCTTCTTGTACGGCGTATGCTTCCACCTGTTTTGTACTGCAATACTTACCGCGCCATTTTTTATGAAATGAGAAATTACGTCGAAAACCAATTCGCTCGAATTTAGCTGGAAATTGCTCACCCTTTTCAATAGCAGCCTTCACTTCGTCTATGGTAACCCCGCGCTCTTCCATACGTTCACGGGCATGAGGATGAAAACGAATAGTCATGACTTATCTTTTTCCCAACTTCCGCAATGTTTCCATATAGGCCCTAATGCTACGGGCCATGGCGTTTATTCTATGTGTGTCCGGCTTCTCCCCGTCAGATTAATGCTTATGGCA contains:
- a CDS encoding DUF4258 domain-containing protein, with protein sequence MTIRFHPHARERMEERGVTIDEVKAAIEKGEQFPAKFERIGFRRNFSFHKKWRGKYCSTKQVEAYAVQEGSSWLVITVITRYF